A stretch of the Caminicella sporogenes DSM 14501 genome encodes the following:
- a CDS encoding S1C family serine protease, with translation MKKGVGIFLIICMLLSITAVAFASENEQKVTEETVNKLLKQLKNESNKVSDVIDKVNKSVVAVIGENKKYRERDFIYSKYPKNLQHGSGVVVSSDGRIITNNHVVDGLEDIYVVTYNGSAYKAELLYADKEIDLALLKINSSDIKPIKFADEKELKVGNEVIAIGTPLFFGYRNSASKGIISGLNRPVDRYYTYLQTDASINPGNSGGPLVNMEGELVGINTRGYMFYQGMNFSIPINNINYFLDQYNRFGRIRRCYTGIEFEENWAAMLGIPTNQGLKVVTLQKDAVVTPQQVKEGDILEAINGQKTTSIAQYNEILKGFLPGDKVELTFIRDNEKFNITVTLSEKSES, from the coding sequence ATGAAAAAAGGAGTAGGCATTTTTTTAATTATTTGTATGCTACTATCTATAACAGCAGTAGCATTTGCATCTGAAAATGAACAAAAAGTTACAGAGGAAACAGTTAATAAACTTCTTAAGCAGTTGAAAAATGAAAGTAATAAAGTATCTGACGTTATTGATAAAGTTAACAAATCTGTAGTTGCAGTAATAGGAGAAAATAAAAAATATCGAGAGAGAGATTTTATATATTCAAAATATCCTAAAAATTTACAGCACGGTTCTGGAGTAGTTGTAAGTTCTGATGGTAGGATAATTACCAATAATCATGTTGTAGACGGATTGGAAGATATATATGTAGTTACATACAATGGTAGTGCATATAAAGCTGAGCTTTTATATGCAGATAAAGAAATTGACTTGGCATTATTAAAAATTAACAGTTCAGACATTAAACCTATTAAATTTGCAGATGAAAAAGAATTAAAAGTAGGTAATGAAGTTATTGCAATTGGTACTCCTTTGTTTTTTGGTTATAGAAATAGTGCAAGCAAAGGTATTATAAGTGGGCTTAATAGACCTGTTGACAGATATTATACATATTTGCAGACAGATGCTTCTATTAATCCCGGAAATAGTGGTGGACCGTTAGTTAATATGGAGGGTGAATTAGTTGGTATTAATACTAGAGGTTATATGTTTTATCAGGGAATGAATTTTTCTATTCCTATAAACAATATAAATTATTTTTTAGATCAGTATAATAGATTTGGAAGAATTAGAAGATGCTATACAGGTATAGAATTTGAAGAAAACTGGGCTGCAATGTTAGGTATTCCTACAAATCAAGGATTAAAAGTAGTTACACTTCAAAAAGATGCTGTAGTTACTCCACAGCAAGTAAAAGAAGGAGATATACTTGAGGCGATAAATGGTCAAAAAACTACGTCTATTGCACAATATAATGAGATTTTAAAAGGTTTTTTACCGGGAGATAAAGTAGAATTGACTTTTATAAGGGATAATGAAAAATTTAATATTACAGTGACATTATCTGAGAAATCAGAATCTTAA
- a CDS encoding LacI family DNA-binding transcriptional regulator, with protein sequence MKNLNIKDIARIAGVGASTVSRVLNNRPDVNEETRKKILKIIEEYNYIPNNSARNLKRNESKNIGVIVKGIYNPFFAKIIKAIEEKIDEQGFTMILHYNDKDSSDIEAAIELIKEKRLKGLICLGGDFENIDERQIKSLKTPIVIASTNVSKNINKELISSVSIEDEKAAYKAVDYLCKLGHKKIAIISTGESDRSVGNLRIKGYKKALDDNKIKCREEFLEVGQYTFKSGYDAMNRLLDKNLELTAVFVTSDIMAIGASKAILSRGMKIPDDISIIGFDGLDYTEYFHPSITTIKQPQEDIGYKSIEILLDIIKHKKGHKHVILETKLLERESCKKII encoded by the coding sequence ATGAAAAATTTAAATATTAAGGATATAGCTAGAATAGCTGGTGTAGGAGCTAGTACTGTATCTCGTGTTTTAAATAATCGTCCAGATGTCAATGAAGAAACTAGAAAGAAGATTTTAAAAATAATAGAAGAATATAATTATATACCAAATAATAGTGCAAGAAATTTGAAAAGAAATGAATCAAAAAATATAGGAGTAATAGTAAAAGGTATTTATAATCCATTCTTTGCTAAGATAATAAAAGCTATAGAAGAAAAAATAGATGAACAAGGTTTTACTATGATACTTCATTATAATGATAAAGATTCAAGTGATATAGAAGCAGCTATAGAACTTATTAAGGAAAAGAGACTTAAAGGTTTGATTTGTCTTGGAGGGGACTTTGAAAATATAGATGAAAGACAAATTAAGTCTTTAAAAACACCTATTGTAATTGCTTCTACAAATGTCAGTAAAAATATAAATAAAGAACTTATTTCAAGTGTAAGTATTGAAGATGAAAAAGCTGCTTATAAAGCAGTGGACTATTTGTGTAAACTTGGTCATAAAAAGATTGCGATTATTTCTACTGGAGAAAGCGACAGAAGTGTTGGTAACTTGAGGATAAAAGGTTATAAAAAGGCTTTAGATGATAATAAAATAAAATGTAGAGAAGAATTTTTAGAGGTAGGTCAATATACTTTTAAATCTGGATATGATGCTATGAATAGACTTCTTGATAAAAATTTAGAACTGACTGCTGTTTTTGTTACATCAGATATAATGGCAATAGGAGCTTCAAAAGCAATTTTATCTAGAGGTATGAAAATACCAGATGACATATCAATAATAGGATTTGATGGATTAGATTATACAGAATATTTTCATCCGTCAATTACTACTATAAAACAGCCTCAAGAAGATATTGGTTATAAGAGTATAGAAATTTTATTAGATATAATAAAACATAAAAAAGGTCATAAACATGTAATATTAGAAACTAAGCTACTTGAAAGGGAATCATGTAAAAAAATAATATAA
- the smpB gene encoding SsrA-binding protein SmpB gives MSNGRIIANNKKARHDYFIEETYEAGIVLKGTEVKSIRLGRVNLKDSYAEINNGEVILHNLHISPYEKGNIFNTDPVRPRKLLLHKREIRKLIGYTTQRGYTLVPLKIYITKRGLVKVELAVAKGKKLYDKRESIARRDAERRIQKELRQRQKMY, from the coding sequence ATGTCAAATGGTAGAATTATAGCAAACAATAAAAAGGCTAGACATGATTATTTTATTGAAGAAACCTATGAAGCCGGAATAGTTTTAAAAGGTACTGAAGTTAAGTCAATAAGGCTTGGAAGGGTTAATTTAAAAGATAGTTATGCTGAGATTAATAATGGAGAAGTCATACTTCATAATCTTCATATAAGTCCATATGAAAAAGGTAATATTTTTAATACTGACCCTGTTAGGCCTAGAAAACTTTTACTTCATAAAAGGGAAATAAGAAAGCTCATAGGGTATACTACTCAAAGAGGATATACTTTAGTGCCATTAAAAATATATATAACTAAAAGAGGACTTGTAAAAGTTGAACTTGCAGTTGCAAAAGGTAAAAAGCTGTATGATAAAAGAGAGAGTATAGCGAGAAGAGATGCAGAAAGAAGAATACAAAAAGAACTTAGACAAAGGCAAAAGATGTATTAG
- a CDS encoding 6-phosphofructokinase, which yields MKNCLVAQSGGPTSVINASVVGVIKGNKETKFYDKVYGGINGIEGILQNKILDLTCLSDKELEILKYTPSSSLGSCRYKMKDFREDESEYQKIFDIMDKLNVKTLFYIGGNDSMDTVSKLSKYAKLKGINKQIIGIPKTIDNDLWCTDHTPGFGSAAKYVATTVLETYLDSSVYINNGIFIVETMGRNAGWLAASAALAKINGRQVVDFIYLPEIPFSDEKFLKDVSKRFKEKNKVYIVVSEGIKDENGRFIFEMKNTKKHDGFSHTQLGGVGNYIKRLIIQSGITSRVKVLELGVAQRCAMHSVSSVDIEEAYKVGKDAVKYSIEGCSGYMIGIKRIRNNPYEIETVKVEASKVANDIKYFPKEWITKERNFITDDAVSYLKPLIEGSPKIIIEDGLPKYIDLQYLLKYAVK from the coding sequence ATGAAAAATTGTTTAGTAGCTCAATCGGGAGGGCCTACTTCAGTAATTAATGCAAGCGTAGTTGGTGTTATAAAAGGAAATAAAGAAACAAAATTTTATGACAAAGTGTACGGCGGAATAAATGGAATTGAAGGTATTTTACAAAATAAAATACTTGATTTAACTTGTTTATCAGATAAAGAATTGGAAATTTTAAAATATACACCTTCTTCTTCTCTAGGTTCGTGTAGATATAAGATGAAAGATTTTAGAGAAGATGAAAGTGAGTATCAAAAAATATTTGATATAATGGACAAATTAAATGTAAAGACACTGTTTTACATAGGTGGAAATGATTCTATGGATACAGTAAGTAAACTCAGTAAATATGCTAAATTAAAAGGAATAAATAAACAAATAATTGGAATACCTAAGACAATTGATAATGATTTGTGGTGTACGGACCATACTCCCGGTTTTGGCAGTGCTGCGAAGTATGTAGCCACAACAGTTTTAGAAACTTATTTAGATTCTAGCGTATATATTAATAATGGAATTTTTATTGTTGAAACTATGGGAAGAAATGCTGGATGGTTGGCAGCAAGTGCAGCTCTTGCTAAAATAAATGGAAGGCAAGTTGTAGATTTTATTTATTTGCCTGAAATTCCTTTTTCTGATGAAAAATTTTTAAAAGATGTGAGCAAGAGGTTTAAAGAAAAAAATAAAGTATATATAGTAGTTTCAGAAGGAATAAAAGATGAAAATGGCAGATTTATATTTGAAATGAAAAATACTAAAAAGCATGATGGTTTTTCACATACTCAACTAGGTGGAGTAGGTAATTATATTAAAAGACTGATAATTCAATCAGGTATAACATCAAGAGTTAAAGTATTAGAACTTGGAGTTGCTCAGCGTTGTGCTATGCACTCAGTATCGTCTGTAGATATTGAAGAAGCTTATAAAGTAGGAAAAGATGCTGTAAAATATTCAATTGAAGGATGTTCAGGATATATGATAGGAATAAAAAGGATAAGAAATAATCCGTATGAAATAGAAACTGTAAAAGTAGAAGCATCTAAAGTTGCAAACGATATAAAGTATTTTCCTAAAGAATGGATTACTAAAGAGAGGAATTTTATTACAGATGATGCTGTAAGTTATCTGAAGCCTCTTATTGAAGGAAGTCCTAAAATTATTATTGAAGATGGACTGCCTAAATATATTGATTTACAATATTTATTAAAATATGCTGTAAAGTAA
- a CDS encoding Cof-type HAD-IIB family hydrolase, whose amino-acid sequence MKYKLIVTDMDGTLLNSQGNVSDENKKAMKKLLEKGGHIAIATGRIYTTAKVYAKHLGIVTPIICCNGAVVKDLRDDKKIYGNPISKEDSYKIIDICREHDLYFHFYSEDTIFGERMEYKILYFSEWAKTIKEEDTIKIKIIKDSREIVEREIIYKFSIQTDDIKLLDQIAEILNKEKTIEVRKSLTNMLDIMNSGVSKGNAVKKLADSLGIKREEIIAVGDNENDISMIEYAGLGVAMANAEEKVKKIADYITDTNDNDGVAKVIYKFMF is encoded by the coding sequence ATGAAATATAAACTAATAGTTACAGATATGGATGGAACTCTACTCAATAGTCAAGGGAATGTTTCTGATGAAAATAAGAAAGCTATGAAAAAGCTATTAGAAAAAGGAGGGCATATTGCCATAGCAACTGGTAGAATATATACTACTGCTAAAGTATATGCTAAGCATTTAGGTATAGTAACGCCTATAATATGTTGCAACGGTGCAGTTGTTAAGGATTTAAGAGATGATAAAAAAATATATGGAAATCCAATTTCAAAAGAAGACAGCTATAAAATTATAGATATATGTAGAGAACATGATTTATATTTTCATTTTTACAGTGAAGATACAATATTTGGAGAGAGAATGGAATATAAAATATTATATTTTTCAGAATGGGCTAAAACGATTAAAGAAGAAGATACAATAAAGATAAAAATTATAAAAGACAGCAGAGAAATTGTTGAAAGAGAAATTATATATAAATTTAGTATTCAAACAGATGATATAAAACTTTTAGACCAAATTGCTGAAATTTTAAATAAAGAAAAGACAATAGAAGTTCGTAAATCTTTGACAAATATGCTTGATATAATGAATAGTGGAGTAAGTAAAGGAAATGCTGTAAAAAAACTTGCCGATTCATTAGGTATTAAAAGAGAAGAAATAATAGCTGTTGGAGATAATGAAAATGATATAAGTATGATAGAATATGCAGGTCTTGGAGTAGCTATGGCAAATGCTGAAGAAAAGGTTAAGAAAATAGCAGATTATATTACAGATACAAATGATAATGATGGAGTTGCAAAGGTGATTTATAAATTTATGTTTTAA
- a CDS encoding ABC transporter substrate-binding protein, with translation MLKVKKSFALCIMMIFLVTNLLFTACSAKPTEQSQEIQKSEEQNQANSQNGEKVEVDVFQFKVEIAKELEEAARAYEAEHPNVKINIQTVGGGDDYGAALRAKFQSGQEPDIFNVGGPQDVKDWMSKLEDLSDQPWVKLALPGILSGATVDGKIYALPFNIEGYGLVYNKAIFKDAGIDASKITSFESLEEAVKKLDKKIKSGELKDKYPLLEAVFEYPAKETWVTGLHTSNAVLSQEFDSSMAAFNSKKVDFKYGDALKALIDLQADYSSNADKKAKLNAVDYATQVDEGIAIGRVAIIQQGNWIYGGVKNIDENVANNLDILPLPVKGAVEDSIPVGVPMHWAINKNSPDADKEAAKDFLNWLYTSEKGKDFIVNKFFFIPPLKGFENLELKDPLGKAVKRYAEEGKTMPWVFMGYPTGWGQEVLGTNIQKYLAGEMTWDKVISNSKSKWEEMRQQ, from the coding sequence ATGTTAAAAGTTAAAAAGAGCTTTGCACTTTGTATTATGATGATATTTCTAGTAACAAACTTGTTGTTTACAGCTTGTTCTGCTAAGCCAACAGAGCAGTCGCAAGAAATACAAAAATCAGAAGAACAAAATCAAGCAAATTCTCAAAATGGTGAAAAAGTAGAGGTAGATGTATTCCAATTTAAAGTTGAGATTGCAAAAGAATTAGAAGAAGCTGCAAGAGCATATGAAGCCGAGCATCCAAATGTTAAAATAAACATTCAGACTGTGGGTGGCGGAGATGACTACGGTGCAGCACTTAGAGCAAAGTTTCAATCAGGTCAAGAACCAGATATATTTAATGTAGGTGGACCTCAAGATGTTAAAGATTGGATGAGCAAGTTAGAAGATTTATCAGATCAGCCTTGGGTTAAATTAGCTCTTCCTGGTATATTGTCAGGTGCTACAGTTGATGGAAAAATTTATGCTTTACCATTTAATATAGAAGGTTATGGATTAGTATATAATAAAGCAATATTTAAAGATGCAGGAATAGATGCTTCTAAAATCACAAGTTTTGAAAGTTTAGAAGAAGCTGTTAAAAAGTTAGATAAGAAAATTAAATCTGGAGAATTAAAAGATAAGTATCCATTACTTGAAGCAGTATTTGAATATCCAGCTAAAGAAACTTGGGTAACAGGTTTGCATACTTCAAATGCAGTTTTATCTCAAGAATTTGACAGTTCAATGGCTGCATTTAATTCTAAAAAAGTTGATTTTAAATATGGAGATGCTTTAAAAGCTTTAATCGATTTACAGGCAGATTATTCATCTAATGCAGATAAGAAGGCAAAATTAAATGCAGTTGACTATGCTACACAAGTAGATGAAGGTATAGCTATAGGAAGAGTTGCAATTATTCAACAAGGTAACTGGATTTACGGTGGAGTTAAAAATATTGATGAAAACGTTGCTAATAATTTAGATATATTACCATTGCCAGTTAAAGGAGCTGTAGAAGATTCAATTCCGGTTGGGGTACCAATGCACTGGGCAATAAATAAAAATAGTCCAGATGCAGATAAAGAAGCAGCTAAAGATTTCTTGAATTGGCTTTATACATCTGAAAAAGGTAAAGATTTTATCGTAAATAAATTTTTCTTTATTCCTCCATTAAAAGGATTTGAAAATTTAGAATTAAAAGATCCACTTGGAAAAGCTGTTAAGAGATATGCTGAAGAAGGAAAAACTATGCCATGGGTATTCATGGGTTATCCAACAGGATGGGGTCAAGAAGTTTTAGGAACAAATATTCAAAAATATTTAGCTGGTGAAATGACTTGGGATAAAGTAATTTCTAATTCTAAATCTAAATGGGAAGAAATGAGACAACAATAA